From the genome of Geminicoccaceae bacterium:
GTCGGGGGCCACCAGCCATCCTGTTGCAGCCGGCATCACGGTTTCGGGCAGGCCACCCGTATGAGTGACGATCACAGGTTTGCCCATGGCCTGCGCCTCGATCACGACGCGGCCGAAAGCCTCGGGTCCGATAGCCGGCAGGGCTACGGCATCGGCGAGCATGTAGGCTGCCGCCATATCGTCGCAGTGGCCACCGAAATGGACGCGATCGGTCAGACCTTTCCTGATGATGTCCTTCTCGATTTCGCGAACATACTGGCTCGACGGATCGAGATCGCCGACGATGAGGACGATGAAGTCCTTGCGGGACATGCGCATCATCGCTTCGAGCATGACGAGATGCCCCTTGATGCGCACGACCCGGCCGGGCAGCATCACGACCTTGCGATCGTAGCCCAGTTGCCAGCGGTCGCTGAGGGCCGCCAGTCGATGGCCGCGGATGAGGGAAGGGTCGAAAGTCTGCAGATCGACACCCCGGCGAATGACGCGAATCCGCGACGGGTCCACGTTGTAGACCTGCTGGATATGTTCGAGAACATAGTCGGAGACGGCAATCACCCGGTCGCCTGCGGTCATGATCGCGTTGTAGCGTTTCTTCAGCCGGTGCTCATATCCCTGATAGACACCGTGGAATGTCGTCATGAACGAGATGCCGGTCCGTTTTGCGGCAAAGGCCGAACTCCAGGCAGGCGCACGCGAGCGGGCATGGACAAGCCGGACATTGTGCTCGCGGATGATCTTCGACAGACGGAGAACGTTGATCGCAATGACCACCGGATTTTTCGAATCCACGGGCAGTTCGATATGGCTTGCACCGGTTGCAACGAGCTCGCGCACAAGTCTGCCGCCCGATGATGCGACGATCGCATTCCATCCATTGTCGACCAGCGCTTTGGCGATCTGCAGCGTGCCCCGCTCGGCACCGCCGCTTTCCAGCGCCGGCAGGACCTGCAGCACGGCGGGACGGGCTTGAGGTTGCATCGATGGCGCAGCTGTCATCATGAACGAGGGCAAACTCCATCCGCGGGGGCAGGGCGGGCCTGATTCACCGGCCGGACGGTCCGTTTCGCGGTTGAACACACCGCTCCTTGCCGTACCATGCCGATGTCCCGATTTCCGGTGGCGCATGTGTCCTTCCACCAGGGGGTGATCGGAACTCGCCACCTTGCCAGTCGCGTGCTAGCACGATTGTTGCATTTGACAAACCAGGGAAGAGACGAACCGTGATCGATGGGCCGAGTTTTCTCGACGATGAGGACGGACGGCGCCTCGCTTTTGTCCGCTCTGCGGGACATTCTCCAGAAATTGTATTTCTTGGGGGCTATGCGTCCGACATGACCGGCACCAAGGCCCTGTTCCTCGAAGCGCATGCCCGGCACCTGGGGCAGGCTTTCACCCGGTTCGACTATCGCGGTCATGGCCAGTCTCCCGGCGTGTTCGAGGAGCATACCATCTCGGACTGGAAAGATGACGTTCTCGCCATTCTCGATCGGG
Proteins encoded in this window:
- a CDS encoding glycosyltransferase family 4 protein, with protein sequence MQPQARPAVLQVLPALESGGAERGTLQIAKALVDNGWNAIVASSGGRLVRELVATGASHIELPVDSKNPVVIAINVLRLSKIIREHNVRLVHARSRAPAWSSAFAAKRTGISFMTTFHGVYQGYEHRLKKRYNAIMTAGDRVIAVSDYVLEHIQQVYNVDPSRIRVIRRGVDLQTFDPSLIRGHRLAALSDRWQLGYDRKVVMLPGRVVRIKGHLVMLEAMMRMSRKDFIVLIVGDLDPSSQYVREIEKDIIRKGLTDRVHFGGHCDDMAAAYMLADAVALPAIGPEAFGRVVIEAQAMGKPVIVTHTGGLPETVMPAATGWLVAPDNPDELAWALDLALSMDEEVGLRLAERARHFVAEELSVDQMCCRTLDVYRELVRDAPRPPPQAMTRTDNEGQDLVNP